One genomic region from Sphingobacterium multivorum encodes:
- a CDS encoding TPM domain-containing protein has translation MWRLHRFHIHCLILLVSCLSGLPSFGQSIAYTVDNLPSPKIKGQDYFVSNPDGILSSGTVAELDGLSTQIEATTKSEFAIVVVNDYVGDSDFEFALKLFNAWGIGKKESNNGLLLFIAKDRHEYRFITGYGMESILPDAYLKRIGEKYLVPNFRNEDYDRGVMEASEFIKTILTSPDSKAELERLMPEATPVWSFKSPILRNSLLVLGLFAICYIWLGEVTRAIKGKLTKKSKYFPPLVSGCGCMGIVMFISVFICAFALNNFEEVYQWKNLPYFIGVFGSITLAMKYNASRTQIVNSYQDEENIQKALRKFRVWGLVPLLLSPLALFDLIGLNKRIRKNQLRLAPPDQSGRWLRMNKDDVSTRESAYLDKGQLLEEKIGSRSYEIWIDQTTNETKLVPWDENVGFSDCPACHYRTFETGRTKTIRAATYSSQGLEERFDLCKNCGHRVSHGEHSTPVKVRSTSSSSGGGSSSSGGGGSFGGGSSGGGGAGGRW, from the coding sequence ATGTGGAGATTACACCGATTTCATATACATTGCTTAATCCTGTTGGTAAGCTGCCTATCTGGGTTACCGTCTTTTGGACAATCAATTGCTTATACAGTAGACAATTTGCCCAGTCCAAAAATAAAGGGGCAGGATTATTTTGTGTCCAATCCCGATGGGATTCTATCTTCGGGTACAGTGGCGGAATTAGATGGTTTATCAACGCAGATTGAGGCTACTACAAAAAGTGAATTTGCCATCGTTGTGGTGAATGATTACGTTGGCGACAGTGATTTCGAATTTGCTTTAAAATTATTCAATGCCTGGGGGATCGGTAAGAAGGAAAGTAACAATGGGCTTTTGTTGTTTATTGCTAAAGACCGACATGAATACCGTTTTATCACTGGGTATGGTATGGAAAGCATTTTGCCCGATGCTTATTTAAAGCGCATTGGCGAAAAGTATCTCGTACCCAATTTTCGGAATGAGGATTACGACCGCGGTGTTATGGAGGCTTCAGAATTTATAAAGACCATCCTTACCTCACCGGATAGTAAGGCCGAGCTGGAACGCTTAATGCCAGAGGCAACACCGGTCTGGAGCTTTAAAAGTCCAATCCTGCGAAATTCACTGTTGGTTTTAGGTTTGTTTGCAATCTGTTATATCTGGTTGGGTGAAGTGACCCGAGCGATCAAAGGGAAGTTGACTAAAAAAAGTAAATATTTCCCGCCTTTAGTCAGTGGATGCGGCTGTATGGGAATAGTAATGTTTATCTCGGTGTTTATCTGTGCATTTGCCCTCAATAATTTTGAGGAGGTCTATCAGTGGAAAAATTTACCTTATTTTATTGGTGTTTTTGGTAGTATCACCTTGGCGATGAAGTATAATGCAAGCCGCACGCAAATTGTCAATTCTTATCAGGACGAAGAAAATATACAAAAAGCTTTGCGCAAATTTCGTGTCTGGGGCTTAGTTCCGCTATTGCTTAGTCCATTGGCGCTATTTGATCTCATTGGATTGAATAAACGCATTCGGAAGAATCAACTTCGATTGGCTCCTCCAGATCAATCTGGACGTTGGTTGCGCATGAATAAGGATGATGTGTCTACCCGAGAAAGTGCATACCTGGATAAGGGGCAGCTTTTGGAGGAAAAAATCGGTAGTCGTTCGTACGAAATATGGATAGATCAGACGACCAATGAAACAAAGCTGGTTCCCTGGGATGAAAATGTTGGTTTCAGTGATTGTCCTGCATGTCATTACAGAACTTTTGAGACCGGGCGTACCAAGACGATACGTGCAGCAACGTATAGTTCGCAGGGATTGGAAGAACGCTTTGACTTATGCAAGAACTGTGGCCATCGGGTATCCCATGGTGAACATTCAACTCCAGTTAAAGTGCGCTCAACATCGAGTAGCTCTGGCGGAGGATCGAGTAGTAGTGGCGGTGGTGGTAGTTTTGGTGGCGGATCTTCTGGTGGCGGTGGTGCAGGCGGAAGATGGTAA
- a CDS encoding gluconate:H+ symporter has protein sequence MPLIIVILGVALLLLLVTVVRLNTIFSLLITSVAVGFAMNMSAVDILKSVETGVSTTMGQLALLLAFGSLLGKLMAEGGAAEKITTVLTAVFGKKNLPWAMVLTGFLVGIPLFYNVGFIVLVPFVFMVCVSNKMPLLYVAIPLLAALSVTHGYLPPHPGATAIALTYKADIGLTMAYGIVVAIPAIIIGGPLFGRMLKDIPTNPPTEFFPEHNQADRKELPGFAISIFTGLFPIILIAFGSFSHLIFPEGSSWQKALRFLGDPVVALMIASLMAMYTMGIRQGKSLREQSESVEEAIRGIMMILFIIAASGAFKQILVDSGVANYIADLTADLSLSPLVLAWLIAGIIRLVIGSASVAGLTAAGIMLPIVQAGKVTPELMVLATGAGSLMFSHVNDPGFWMFKSYFGVSMKDTFRSWTVMETLVSVVGLIGVLILHWLGH, from the coding sequence ATGCCTCTAATCATCGTTATTTTGGGAGTAGCTTTACTACTTCTTTTAGTTACCGTTGTCAGGTTAAACACGATCTTTTCATTACTGATAACCTCTGTTGCGGTCGGTTTTGCTATGAATATGAGTGCCGTCGACATCCTTAAATCTGTTGAAACCGGAGTGAGTACCACTATGGGCCAGTTGGCACTATTGTTGGCTTTCGGGTCTCTATTGGGAAAATTGATGGCGGAGGGTGGTGCTGCAGAAAAGATTACAACGGTACTAACGGCTGTATTTGGCAAAAAGAACTTACCTTGGGCAATGGTTCTCACGGGCTTTTTAGTAGGAATTCCCTTATTTTACAATGTCGGTTTTATCGTCTTAGTACCATTCGTTTTCATGGTATGTGTTTCCAATAAGATGCCCTTGCTTTACGTAGCCATTCCGTTGCTGGCAGCGCTGTCCGTGACACACGGTTATTTGCCACCGCATCCGGGAGCTACGGCCATAGCGCTTACCTACAAAGCGGATATCGGTTTAACAATGGCCTATGGTATTGTTGTGGCAATTCCTGCCATCATTATCGGTGGGCCGCTCTTTGGCAGGATGCTTAAGGATATTCCGACCAACCCACCGACCGAGTTTTTTCCGGAACACAATCAAGCGGATAGGAAGGAGCTTCCCGGGTTTGCAATTAGTATATTTACGGGGCTTTTTCCAATAATTTTAATTGCTTTTGGTTCATTTTCCCATCTAATATTTCCAGAAGGCTCCTCTTGGCAGAAGGCACTGCGTTTCTTGGGTGACCCGGTGGTGGCTTTAATGATTGCATCGCTAATGGCGATGTACACAATGGGTATCCGCCAAGGCAAAAGTTTGCGGGAGCAGTCAGAAAGTGTGGAAGAAGCGATCCGCGGGATAATGATGATCCTTTTTATCATTGCAGCATCAGGCGCCTTTAAGCAAATTTTGGTAGACAGTGGTGTAGCGAATTACATCGCTGACCTAACCGCAGACCTGAGCTTGTCGCCTCTTGTACTTGCATGGTTAATAGCCGGTATCATTCGCCTAGTTATCGGTTCGGCTAGTGTTGCTGGGCTCACGGCAGCAGGCATTATGCTTCCCATTGTGCAGGCAGGAAAGGTTACTCCTGAATTAATGGTGCTGGCGACGGGAGCGGGTAGTCTTATGTTCTCACACGTCAACGATCCTGGGTTTTGGATGTTTAAATCTTATTTTGGAGTGAGCATGAAGGATACGTTTCGCTCATGGACGGTGATGGAAACGCTCGTTTCTGTTGTTGGATTGATTGGCGTCTTGATTTTACATTGGCTTGGTCATTGA
- the gndA gene encoding NADP-dependent phosphogluconate dehydrogenase, translating into MSIDKKNNYDFGIVGLGVMGRNLLLNMADNGFAVAGLDLDPQKAKSLEAEAGEGHRIKATTQVEEFIGALQQPRAIMLLVPAGKPVDMAIASLVPLLDKGDILIDGGNTYFADTDRRFNELSGMGIHFFGMGISGGESGARRGPSLMPGGDRKAYERLRPIFEAVSAKVMGEPCVEFLGNGSAGNYVKMVHNGIEYGIMQLIAETYDLMKRLYGFDTQTIQQTFEEWNKGELNSFLIEITAQILKKKEGDQYLVDLISDWARSKGTGKWTSQNAMDLQVPVPVIDAAVNMRDMSKYKPERLEAAKLLKWDGQAVDLPAATLISRLKNALYFVIITTYAQGLAQLTVASESYSYELDLQVVTKVWRGGCIIRAALLEDFRKAYAANPDLRNILLDSNIAQKLLSTQASLREVLKDAIASGIPVSGYVNALSYFDAYRSEKLPTNIIQAQRDYFGAHTYERIDREGIFHTLWD; encoded by the coding sequence ATGAGTATAGATAAAAAGAATAATTACGATTTTGGAATAGTTGGACTCGGCGTAATGGGACGTAATTTATTGCTGAACATGGCCGACAACGGTTTCGCGGTAGCAGGGCTAGACCTTGATCCACAGAAAGCGAAGTCATTGGAAGCTGAAGCAGGCGAAGGACATCGCATCAAAGCGACAACCCAGGTAGAAGAGTTTATAGGGGCTTTGCAACAACCCCGAGCAATCATGCTATTGGTGCCGGCCGGAAAGCCGGTTGATATGGCGATTGCCAGTCTTGTTCCGCTTTTGGATAAAGGAGATATACTCATCGACGGCGGAAACACGTACTTCGCGGATACGGACAGAAGATTTAATGAGCTTTCCGGGATGGGTATACATTTCTTCGGAATGGGCATATCGGGAGGAGAAAGTGGGGCTCGTCGTGGGCCAAGCTTGATGCCCGGTGGCGACCGAAAGGCATATGAAAGACTAAGGCCAATATTTGAGGCGGTTTCGGCCAAGGTAATGGGCGAGCCCTGTGTGGAATTTTTAGGCAACGGGTCGGCCGGAAATTATGTAAAGATGGTGCATAACGGTATCGAATACGGTATCATGCAGTTAATTGCAGAGACCTATGACCTGATGAAAAGATTATATGGTTTTGACACCCAAACCATACAGCAGACTTTCGAAGAATGGAACAAGGGCGAACTAAACTCGTTCTTGATTGAGATTACCGCTCAGATTCTGAAGAAGAAAGAAGGTGACCAGTATTTGGTGGACCTGATTTCAGATTGGGCAAGATCAAAAGGAACGGGTAAATGGACTTCGCAAAATGCGATGGATCTACAGGTGCCAGTGCCGGTGATTGATGCAGCGGTCAATATGCGCGATATGTCCAAATATAAACCCGAACGTTTGGAGGCAGCAAAATTACTTAAATGGGATGGACAAGCGGTTGATCTCCCAGCAGCAACGCTCATTTCTCGCTTAAAAAATGCGTTGTACTTTGTGATCATCACGACCTATGCGCAAGGTTTGGCACAGCTTACTGTTGCATCGGAAAGCTATAGCTATGAGTTAGACTTACAGGTGGTAACCAAAGTTTGGCGCGGCGGCTGCATTATCCGCGCGGCTTTGCTCGAGGATTTTAGAAAAGCCTATGCAGCTAATCCGGACTTGCGCAATATCCTACTCGATAGCAACATTGCGCAAAAGCTGCTGAGCACGCAGGCCAGCCTTCGCGAGGTATTGAAAGATGCTATCGCAAGCGGGATACCCGTATCCGGATACGTAAACGCACTCTCTTATTTTGATG
- a CDS encoding gluconokinase: MIIGLDIGTSSAKAVAFDYAGNILSQHSIPYPIINPAEGWYEQDPEIVYGACIDSIMHVMISLKQSSGEMPKPVCISVSSAMHGLIAVDSMGQPLSNCIIWADRRSEHIAVALEASEAGRLLYQQTGTPIHPMSLLCKLMWIKSNDQKLFAQSHKFIGIKEFLFYRLFGVYVVDHSIASATGLFDIHHLRWSDQALSLAGISEEQLASPVPVDYILNMPRREIAALMHIPEDTPFVIGGSDGCLANLGVGAISPGVASVTVGTSGAIRVASAQANHEKKQRLFTYLLRPNEYIIGGAVNNGGVLRNWFRDNFLSEYTQMEADGDPSASLNALIDSVVPGAEGLIFLPYLTGERAPHWNSNAKGVYFGIQLHHGRAHFARAMMEGMLFAIYSVGIALEENTGPIHTIFASGGLARSSLLVQMLADIFNKPVFTKNTVESSAWGAALIGLEALGIQGGEPTIKNKQAEAEHDTEHDYKPSAENHAVYMKNFRKFERLYHILEGEF, from the coding sequence ATGATCATTGGATTAGACATTGGGACATCATCTGCGAAAGCTGTTGCATTTGACTACGCAGGTAACATCTTGTCGCAGCATAGTATACCTTATCCTATAATAAACCCGGCGGAAGGCTGGTATGAGCAAGATCCGGAGATTGTTTATGGTGCATGTATTGATTCTATTATGCATGTCATGATTAGCTTAAAGCAATCTAGTGGGGAGATGCCGAAACCTGTATGTATTTCGGTGAGCAGTGCTATGCACGGGCTGATCGCTGTTGACTCGATGGGACAGCCACTTAGCAATTGCATTATATGGGCAGATCGCAGAAGCGAGCATATTGCGGTAGCTTTGGAGGCAAGTGAGGCGGGAAGGTTGCTTTATCAGCAGACGGGTACACCAATACATCCCATGTCTTTGCTTTGCAAATTAATGTGGATAAAGTCCAATGATCAAAAATTATTTGCTCAGTCACACAAGTTTATCGGTATCAAAGAATTTCTTTTTTACCGGCTCTTTGGCGTGTATGTGGTTGATCATTCCATTGCATCTGCAACAGGGCTTTTCGACATACATCACCTAAGATGGTCTGATCAGGCGTTAAGCTTGGCGGGCATATCGGAAGAACAGCTAGCATCGCCAGTTCCGGTCGATTATATTTTAAATATGCCTCGCCGAGAAATTGCGGCCTTGATGCACATCCCCGAAGATACCCCTTTTGTTATAGGTGGTAGCGATGGTTGTTTGGCTAATCTCGGAGTAGGAGCTATAAGTCCTGGAGTGGCTTCGGTAACGGTCGGTACCAGTGGAGCTATTCGCGTAGCAAGCGCGCAGGCAAATCATGAAAAAAAACAAAGACTATTTACCTACCTACTGAGACCAAATGAATATATAATTGGTGGTGCGGTTAACAATGGCGGTGTATTACGCAACTGGTTTCGGGACAACTTTTTGAGCGAATATACCCAAATGGAAGCAGATGGAGATCCTTCGGCGTCGTTAAATGCTTTGATCGACTCTGTCGTTCCGGGGGCAGAAGGCTTGATATTCTTGCCCTATCTAACTGGTGAACGGGCACCACATTGGAATTCCAATGCTAAAGGCGTTTATTTTGGAATACAGTTGCATCATGGTAGGGCTCACTTTGCACGTGCCATGATGGAAGGGATGTTGTTTGCAATTTACAGTGTGGGAATCGCATTAGAGGAGAACACCGGTCCCATTCATACGATCTTTGCAAGCGGCGGCTTGGCGCGTTCATCGTTGTTGGTGCAGATGCTTGCAGACATTTTCAATAAACCTGTATTCACCAAAAATACAGTAGAAAGCTCTGCATGGGGAGCAGCATTGATAGGCTTGGAAGCCTTGGGTATTCAGGGAGGTGAGCCTACTATAAAAAACAAACAAGCGGAAGCAGAGCACGATACCGAGCACGATTATAAACCGAGTGCGGAGAATCACGCTGTCTATATGAAGAACTTCAGGAAATTTGAACGCCTATACCATATATTGGAAGGTGAGTTTTAA
- a CDS encoding phosphatidate cytidylyltransferase: MADANGKFADVPVRVRSWGYIVLVLAVAFVPPTLSPLFVAWITFQGMCEFARMFIPEWKANPFVFLSMALLQALLLYFCSYQEYLVLASFMCLGTALFFKYGLKVKKGTVFGLFFGAVACLLAFSHLAFIRSIKMDGIAFLGLKLIGYIVVLTELNDVFQYLMGKFFGKRKIVPRISPNKTIAGCVGGIGLTIILSNLLGYFLLPFQNFLYFSLFGLFFGILGFWGDVLFSYLKRKAGVKDTGTLIPGHGGLLDRIDSLIFNAPLFYALIILLLGN, from the coding sequence ATGGCTGATGCCAATGGCAAGTTTGCAGATGTTCCTGTTCGTGTTAGAAGCTGGGGTTATATTGTCTTGGTGCTGGCGGTTGCTTTCGTCCCACCAACATTATCACCTTTGTTTGTTGCCTGGATAACCTTTCAAGGGATGTGCGAATTTGCGCGTATGTTTATCCCTGAATGGAAGGCGAATCCATTTGTATTCCTTTCCATGGCATTGTTGCAAGCGTTGCTTCTGTACTTTTGTTCCTATCAAGAATATTTAGTGTTGGCCAGCTTCATGTGTTTAGGGACTGCTTTATTTTTCAAATATGGTTTAAAGGTTAAGAAGGGAACTGTATTTGGACTGTTTTTTGGCGCCGTAGCTTGTTTGCTTGCCTTTAGCCATTTAGCTTTTATCCGATCCATTAAAATGGATGGCATCGCGTTCCTAGGACTAAAATTAATCGGATATATTGTTGTGTTAACGGAACTGAATGACGTCTTTCAATACCTGATGGGCAAGTTTTTTGGCAAACGTAAAATCGTTCCGCGTATTAGCCCAAATAAGACAATTGCTGGATGTGTGGGCGGTATCGGCTTAACAATTATACTGAGTAATTTATTGGGGTATTTCCTACTGCCTTTTCAGAATTTTCTATACTTTTCGTTGTTCGGTTTGTTCTTCGGTATTTTGGGATTCTGGGGAGATGTTCTTTTTTCCTATCTGAAAAGGAAGGCAGGAGTGAAAGATACTGGAACATTGATTCCCGGGCATGGTGGCTTATTGGACCGTATCGATAGTCTGATCTTCAATGCGCCACTGTTTTATGCTCTGATTATCCTGTTGTTGGGGAATTAA
- a CDS encoding CDP-alcohol phosphatidyltransferase family protein, producing MKPKFQQLLMPILNFLHQRKITANQITIGSIVFSLIIALFFWYADRFPIFFLVLPIGLLFRMALNALDGMMARLFNQTSKTGEVLNEVGDIVSDVVLFFPLLKFHPESVYPIVAFIVLSVVNEFCGLIGKVIANDRRYDGPMGKSDRALLLGVYGILALLHISIVAISGYIFGVLCLLLLLSSVTRLRKALAHG from the coding sequence TTGAAACCAAAATTTCAGCAGTTGCTGATGCCGATCTTGAACTTTTTGCATCAAAGGAAGATAACGGCCAATCAAATTACAATTGGATCGATCGTATTCTCGTTGATCATTGCTTTGTTTTTTTGGTATGCTGATCGTTTCCCGATTTTCTTTTTGGTCCTGCCAATCGGATTGTTATTCCGCATGGCCTTGAATGCCTTAGATGGTATGATGGCGAGGCTTTTTAATCAGACCAGCAAGACCGGAGAGGTTTTGAACGAAGTCGGAGATATTGTTTCGGATGTCGTGCTATTTTTTCCTTTGTTGAAGTTTCATCCGGAAAGCGTGTATCCAATTGTCGCTTTTATTGTCTTGAGTGTTGTGAATGAATTTTGTGGATTGATAGGGAAGGTAATTGCCAATGATCGTCGTTACGATGGGCCGATGGGCAAAAGTGATCGTGCTTTGCTGTTGGGCGTATATGGAATTTTAGCATTATTGCATATTTCTATCGTTGCTATTTCGGGCTATATTTTTGGCGTTTTGTGCTTACTCTTACTTTTGAGTTCGGTAACTCGATTGAGAAAGGCTTTGGCGCATGGCTGA